In the Streptomyces sp. NBC_00525 genome, one interval contains:
- a CDS encoding SsgA family sporulation/cell division regulator, whose protein sequence is MSTVIEQSVQARMVASAPQMETLPAVLSYDRADPFAVRMVFPAPATLEGTEVAWQFSRELLAAGMEVPSGLGDVRVRPFGYDRTVLEFHASEGTAMVHVHTDDLRRFLRRAEELVPCGDEHRFLGLDRGLTELFGPR, encoded by the coding sequence GTGTCCACGGTCATCGAACAGTCCGTACAGGCCCGCATGGTTGCGTCCGCGCCGCAGATGGAGACGCTGCCCGCAGTCCTGAGCTACGACCGGGCGGACCCCTTCGCCGTACGCATGGTGTTCCCGGCACCGGCGACGCTGGAGGGGACCGAGGTGGCCTGGCAGTTCTCGCGGGAGCTGCTCGCCGCCGGCATGGAGGTGCCGTCCGGACTCGGGGACGTACGGGTCCGGCCATTCGGCTACGACCGCACGGTGCTGGAGTTCCACGCCAGCGAGGGGACCGCCATGGTGCACGTCCACACGGACGATCTGCGCCGGTTCCTGCGGCGGGCGGAGGAACTCGTGCCGTGCGGCGACGAGCACCGCTTCCTGGGCCTGGACCGGGGCCTGACCGAGCTGTTCGGACCGCGCTGA